From the genome of Paraburkholderia flava, one region includes:
- a CDS encoding PLP-dependent aminotransferase family protein: MDYALLMSNFAKRAAGRKLTQQNLLYESLRQAIVDGDLRHGTQLVPTRALAEQLGIARNSALYAYERLTEEGFITTSRHGSVVSRLAFPAATDPRGVGAPASALSKRVSNLPRERGRPDDPTPFRPGVPALDEFPVAQWRASVERAWRTIDAYELGYGDSAGHPALRRAIAEYVRVSRGVRCTADQVFITQGTQTSLDLCARLLADPGDTVWVENPGYHGAKAAFQTAGLRLLPMPVDGSGLAPTPRDWRDVPPRLIYTTPSHQYPLGCVLSLERRRALMENAIAAGAWIIEDDYDSELRHSGPPLPAIQGLTADAPVVYLGTYSKTMFPALRMGFMIVPAHLVRQIDEALSEISRQGRIAEQIALADFIDSGKYARHLRRMRRLYQQRRGALVRAIDRQMSDLVTLSADGGGMHLTVRLDAPLKDRDVSQALRDHGLFAAPLSAYCMPGAGTSRYNGFMLGYAGVPAEKADALIARFARVIRTMLPRERARNDDAARVLSVDPA; this comes from the coding sequence GTGGACTACGCGCTGCTGATGTCGAACTTCGCGAAGCGGGCTGCCGGGCGCAAGCTGACCCAGCAGAACCTGCTGTACGAGAGCCTGCGTCAGGCGATCGTCGATGGCGATCTGCGGCACGGCACACAGCTCGTGCCGACGCGCGCGCTCGCCGAGCAACTCGGTATCGCGCGTAACTCGGCGCTGTACGCGTACGAGCGTTTGACCGAAGAGGGATTCATCACGACGAGCCGGCATGGGTCTGTGGTGAGTCGCCTCGCGTTTCCGGCCGCGACCGATCCGCGCGGCGTTGGTGCACCCGCAAGCGCGCTGTCGAAGCGTGTCAGCAATCTGCCGCGCGAGCGCGGCCGACCCGATGACCCGACGCCGTTTCGTCCGGGCGTGCCAGCACTCGACGAATTTCCGGTCGCGCAGTGGCGAGCGTCGGTGGAGCGCGCGTGGCGCACGATCGATGCGTACGAACTCGGCTACGGCGACAGCGCGGGTCATCCGGCGCTGCGGCGGGCCATTGCGGAATACGTGCGAGTGTCGCGCGGCGTGCGCTGTACCGCAGACCAGGTGTTCATCACGCAGGGCACGCAGACGAGCCTCGATCTATGTGCGCGCCTGCTCGCCGATCCGGGCGATACCGTGTGGGTCGAGAACCCCGGTTATCACGGTGCAAAGGCTGCGTTCCAGACGGCGGGGCTGCGGCTCCTGCCGATGCCGGTGGACGGCTCTGGCCTCGCACCGACTCCGCGCGACTGGCGCGACGTACCGCCGCGGCTTATTTACACGACGCCGTCGCATCAGTATCCGCTCGGCTGCGTGTTGAGCCTCGAGCGTCGGCGGGCATTGATGGAGAACGCGATTGCCGCCGGCGCGTGGATCATCGAAGACGATTACGACAGCGAGCTGCGTCACAGCGGACCGCCGCTACCGGCCATCCAGGGTCTGACAGCGGATGCGCCGGTGGTCTATCTCGGCACGTACAGCAAGACGATGTTTCCGGCGCTGCGGATGGGCTTCATGATCGTGCCGGCACATCTCGTACGGCAGATCGACGAAGCGTTGAGCGAGATCTCGCGACAGGGGCGTATCGCGGAGCAGATCGCGCTTGCGGATTTCATCGACAGCGGCAAGTACGCGCGCCATCTGCGGCGGATGCGGCGGCTCTATCAGCAGCGGCGCGGCGCGCTCGTTCGTGCGATCGACAGACAGATGAGCGACCTTGTCACGCTGTCCGCTGACGGCGGCGGGATGCATCTCACAGTGCGTCTCGACGCGCCGCTAAAGGACCGTGATGTGAGCCAGGCGCTGCGTGACCACGGCCTCTTCGCCGCGCCGTTGAGCGCGTACTGCATGCCGGGTGCGGGCACGTCGCGCTACAACGGCTTCATGCTCGGCTACGCGGGCGTGCCGGCGGAAAAAGCCGATGCATTGATCGCGCGGTTCGCGCGCGTCATTCGCACGATGCTGCCGCGCGAGCGCGCACGCAACGACGACGCTGCGCGTGTGCTCAGCGTCGATCCTGCGTGA
- a CDS encoding DUF3562 domain-containing protein — protein MTRQPQPNVDEVVQAIAAETNTPAETVSKIYADTLADYKADARIMDYMPLLVAKKVRETLRQSRH, from the coding sequence ATGACGCGTCAGCCTCAGCCCAACGTCGACGAAGTCGTACAGGCCATCGCAGCGGAAACGAATACGCCCGCCGAGACGGTCTCGAAGATCTACGCCGACACGCTGGCCGACTACAAGGCGGACGCCCGCATCATGGATTACATGCCGTTGCTCGTCGCGAAGAAGGTTCGCGAAACGCTGCGCCAATCGCGGCACTGA
- a CDS encoding DUF3501 family protein: protein MSIARNSLLSLENYSKARKTMRAQIIEHKKRRTVPLGNHVTFLFEDELTIRYQIQEMLHIEKIFDQDGIQGELEAYLPLVPDGSNLKATMQIEYENEVERHAALARLIGIEDRVFVEVAGEPPVYAIADEDLERDNAQKTSAVHFVRFEFTPAMKARLHDGAALKIGCDHPNYPVPVQTIDSDVRTALLADFS from the coding sequence ATGAGTATCGCCAGAAATTCGCTGCTGTCGCTCGAGAATTATTCGAAGGCGCGCAAGACGATGCGCGCGCAGATCATCGAGCACAAGAAACGCCGCACCGTGCCGCTCGGTAACCATGTGACGTTTCTGTTCGAGGATGAACTGACGATCCGCTATCAGATCCAGGAGATGCTGCACATCGAGAAGATTTTCGACCAGGACGGCATTCAGGGCGAACTCGAAGCGTATCTGCCGCTCGTGCCCGACGGCAGCAATCTGAAGGCGACGATGCAGATCGAGTACGAGAACGAAGTCGAGCGGCACGCGGCGTTGGCGCGGCTGATCGGTATCGAGGATCGCGTGTTCGTCGAAGTGGCTGGCGAGCCGCCGGTCTATGCGATCGCGGACGAAGACCTCGAGCGCGACAACGCACAGAAGACGTCGGCGGTGCATTTCGTGCGCTTCGAGTTCACGCCCGCGATGAAGGCGCGGCTACACGACGGCGCGGCGCTGAAGATCGGCTGCGATCACCCGAATTATCCGGTGCCCGTGCAGACCATCGACTCCGACGTGCGCACCGCGCTGCTCGCCGATTTCAGCTAG
- a CDS encoding GNAT family N-acetyltransferase: protein MTDTTLQIRPVTPDDFTAWLPLWDGYNAFYGRAGETALPRGMTELTWSRFFDGYEPMHALVAERDGQLVGLVHYIFHRSTTLAGPTCYLQDLFTLASERGKGVGRALIENVYVRAKEGGSARVYWLTHETNATAMRLYDGVAERSGFVVYRKAL, encoded by the coding sequence ATGACCGACACAACGCTTCAGATCCGCCCCGTCACCCCCGACGATTTCACCGCATGGCTGCCGCTATGGGACGGCTATAACGCGTTCTACGGACGCGCTGGCGAAACCGCGCTGCCGCGCGGAATGACCGAACTCACATGGAGCCGTTTCTTCGACGGCTACGAACCGATGCATGCGCTCGTCGCCGAACGCGACGGTCAGCTGGTCGGCCTCGTGCACTACATCTTCCATCGCAGCACGACGCTCGCCGGGCCGACCTGCTATCTGCAGGATCTGTTCACGCTCGCATCGGAACGCGGCAAGGGCGTCGGCCGCGCGCTGATCGAAAACGTCTACGTCCGCGCAAAGGAAGGCGGATCGGCGCGCGTGTACTGGCTCACGCACGAAACCAATGCGACCGCGATGCGGCTGTACGACGGCGTCGCGGAACGCTCCGGCTTCGTCGTCTATCGCAAAGCACTGTAA
- a CDS encoding acid phosphatase — protein sequence MNENDPNLPAVNADAPDDPERRRVLTGLAAVGVSLALAGCDTTQTGSADNGAPRSAADLRLDAALRDQVRNIVVIYAENRSFANLYGNFPGVQHPLDAVPASRYVQFDRDGKTPLPQLPKIWGGLVPQAQEVDGKRYMIGESAIDGLRNGPFRLADAQGAPLPNGVITRDLWHRFYQNQMQINAGRNDQFAAWADSGGLVMGHYRNSAQTLRLWNLAQQYTLCDNFFMAAFGGSWLNHIFLISAQAPFYPNAQDSPAKHLVSVVEGSDPTGSRLKIAAHSPASALDGPPKFVNDGLFTADGYAVNTMAPPYQPSFVRPASGGNPLLANPADPKVLPPQTYATIGDRLSAKGVDWAWYSGAWQYALDHLDTGAVPDFQYHHQPFNYFANYAPGTDARRRYLRDAGLGDDPSTNRLLADIDAGRLPAVTFYKPQGNLNMHAGYADVESGDRHISTVIEHLQRSPQWAHTVVIVTHDENGGWWDPVAPPQGDRWGPGSRIPALVISPLAKKGYVDHTVYDTNSILRLISRVHGLAPLDGVRVRDRAFAQNGLAPLGDMTGALDLA from the coding sequence ATGAACGAAAACGACCCGAACCTTCCCGCCGTCAATGCCGACGCCCCCGACGATCCCGAACGTCGCCGCGTACTGACCGGCCTCGCCGCAGTCGGCGTGAGCCTCGCGCTTGCGGGCTGCGACACGACGCAAACCGGTTCAGCAGACAACGGCGCGCCGCGTAGCGCGGCCGACCTTCGGCTCGATGCGGCGTTGCGCGATCAGGTGCGCAACATCGTCGTGATCTACGCGGAGAACCGCAGCTTCGCGAACCTGTACGGCAATTTTCCCGGCGTGCAGCATCCGCTCGATGCAGTACCGGCTTCACGTTACGTACAGTTCGATCGCGACGGCAAGACGCCGCTGCCGCAACTGCCGAAAATCTGGGGCGGGCTCGTGCCGCAGGCGCAGGAGGTCGACGGCAAGCGCTACATGATCGGCGAGAGTGCAATCGACGGTCTGCGCAACGGCCCGTTCCGTCTCGCCGATGCGCAAGGTGCGCCGCTACCGAACGGCGTCATCACGCGCGACCTGTGGCATCGCTTCTATCAGAACCAGATGCAGATCAACGCGGGACGCAACGATCAGTTCGCCGCGTGGGCCGACTCCGGCGGCCTCGTGATGGGGCATTACCGCAATTCGGCACAAACGCTGCGGCTATGGAATCTCGCGCAGCAGTACACGCTGTGCGATAACTTCTTCATGGCCGCGTTCGGCGGTTCGTGGCTCAACCACATCTTCCTGATTTCCGCACAGGCGCCGTTCTATCCGAACGCGCAAGACAGTCCGGCAAAGCATCTCGTGTCGGTGGTCGAAGGTAGTGATCCGACCGGCTCGCGGTTGAAGATCGCCGCGCATTCGCCGGCTTCGGCGCTCGACGGTCCGCCGAAGTTCGTCAACGACGGCCTCTTCACCGCCGACGGCTACGCGGTGAACACGATGGCCCCGCCGTATCAGCCGAGCTTCGTGCGGCCCGCGTCCGGCGGCAATCCGCTGCTCGCCAATCCAGCCGACCCGAAGGTCTTGCCGCCGCAAACCTACGCGACGATCGGTGACCGGCTCTCGGCGAAGGGGGTCGACTGGGCGTGGTACAGCGGCGCATGGCAGTACGCACTCGATCATCTCGACACCGGCGCAGTGCCCGATTTTCAGTATCACCATCAGCCGTTCAATTACTTCGCGAACTACGCGCCGGGTACCGACGCGCGTCGCCGGTATCTGCGCGACGCGGGCCTCGGCGACGATCCGTCGACCAACCGTCTGCTCGCCGACATCGATGCGGGCCGTCTGCCTGCCGTCACGTTCTACAAGCCGCAGGGAAATCTGAACATGCACGCGGGTTATGCGGACGTCGAATCCGGCGACCGTCATATCTCGACGGTGATCGAGCATCTGCAGCGTAGTCCGCAGTGGGCGCACACGGTCGTGATCGTCACGCACGATGAGAACGGCGGCTGGTGGGATCCGGTCGCGCCGCCACAGGGTGACCGTTGGGGTCCGGGCTCGCGGATTCCGGCGCTCGTCATCTCGCCGCTCGCGAAGAAGGGCTACGTCGATCACACCGTGTACGACACGAACTCGATCCTTCGATTGATCAGCCGCGTGCACGGCCTTGCGCCGCTCGACGGTGTGCGGGTACGCGACCGTGCGTTCGCGCAGAACGGTCTTGCACCGCTCGGCGATATGACGGGGGCGCTGGACCTCGCGTGA